The genomic stretch GGTGGCGGTGGCCATTTCCCTGTTTGGCCTGCATTCGGGGGCAGCCCTGGCCACAGTGGTGGGGGTGCTGGTGGAAGTACCGGTGATGCTGTCCCTGGTGGCCTTTGCCAACCGCACCCGCCATTGGTTCAGTGAAAAAGGCTCAGCACCAGCCGGCGAAAAAAACGCCCTTTAAGGTCTTTGGGCTCGCTAAGGTCCAAGTGCTTAAGGGCCGCTAGGCCCTTGGCCGAGGACCTGGCCCCAAGGCATTGCCACAACAGCGCCAGCTTACCCGAGAGGGAGCTGGCGCTTTTTTTCAGGGCGCCAAGGCGGCCGGCCAGTTCCAGCTCAAAGTCGGTCAGCTCGCTGCCAAAGGGCAGGGGAGCCAGCCATTGGCTAAAGGGGGCCAGCTTGGCGTCAAGGACCTGGGGCAGGTTATGGCGGTATTGCTCGGGTAACTGGTAGTCCTTTGGCAGCTTGCCGGCGGCCTTGGCTTTGCCGATCAGGGCGTCTTGAAAGCGGCTGTCGGCAATTTTGACCATGGCGTCGATGCATTCGCTGTCGGTTTTTCCCCTCAGATCGGCAATGCCGTACTCGGACACGAAAATGTCCCGCAGATGGCGGGGAATGGTGCTGTGGGGATATTCCCAGACGATGTTGGACTCCAGCGCCTTGCCGCTGCCCCGAGTGGCCTTGACCAGCAGCACCGAGCGGGCGCCGGGCAATTGATGGGCCATGGCCACAAAGTTGTATTGGCCGCCCACCCCGCTCACCACCTGGCCATCGGCCAGTTGGTCAGACACCGCGTGGCCCAGTAGGGTGGCCTTCATGGTGATGTTGATAAAGCGGGCCTTTTGCCGTTGCAGCCTTTCCAGGTGGTAATGGGTGTAGATCCGGTTGACCTCCAGCACGCTGGTCATGCCAATCAGGGCCTTTTGCGCCGGGTCCATGGTGCGAAGGCGCTCATAAAAAACCGAAGGCCCGACAAAAAAGGCACCGTGCATGGCAATGCCGCCCTTGAGGACATTCCCGGCGGCGGCCTTATCCAAGGCTGCCAGCACCTGGGGCTGGTCCAGGTCGTTGGTAAGGGCTTGGCCGGCCAGCATCAGGCCCTGGGGCTGCCAATCAAGGGTCAAAAAACCGTGGCGGTGCAACCAGTCGCAGTGGCGCTGCTCCAGGTGGCGGGGCAGGGCGCCTTGAGCCCTTAGGCGGCTGATGCTGTCCTCGGCCAGGGGGCTGGCCAGTACCTTGTCGTTGATAAGCTGCTGCAGCCCTTCATCCTCAAACACCTGGCGACAGATAAGGCCTTCGTCAAAGAGGGTCAGTACCGGGTGGGAGATTAGCTCGCTGGCCACATAGAGACCCTGGGTCATAGGGGCCACCTCGCTGGGCTCCCCCAGGGCCCCCAGCATCTGCCGGTAGGGGCCGTTTTGCTGTTGGCGCAGCCTCAGCCCCTGCACGGCGGCGTCGGCCAGGGCGCCAATGCCCACCTGCAAGGTACCGCCGTCGTCCACCAAGGCACTGGCCCGCAGGCCAATGGCGTAGTCGGCCTGGGCTATGGGCTCCTGAGGGGTGGCAAAGAGGGGGTAACCCGGGTCGCCGTCATCGACGACAAGGTCGAAAAAGTCTTCCCCCACTTCGGCGTCGTTGCCCATAAAGGGCATCTGCCGGTTCACTTCCCCTATCACCAGGCTGGGCCTGTCGCTTTGGGCCAGGGCTTCGGCCACGTCCAGGCTCAGATCAGGGTTGGACCCCAAGCTGTAGCGCCCGGTGTTGTCGTCCTTGGCCACGGCCTGCACCAGCAGGTTAATGCCCCTGTCCAGGATGTCGCGCCCGGCGTGGGTGTAGTTGCTGGAAATGTAATCCTGCTGGGCCTGGGGGTGGTGGAGCAGGCTGCCGGAGCGGGCGTAGAACTCCAGTACCCTGACGTTGGCGGGCAGGGTGCCAGCATCCCGATCCTGCTGGTAGGCCAGCACCGGGTATTGGCCCCAAATCCGCCGGCGAAGAGGAGACAGGAACCGCTCTTCCAGCTCACTCCTGCCCACAGGGGGATTCAAGGACAGGGCCGTTATCAGGGTCAGTTGGATATGGGGGTTGGCCTTGGCATGCAGGTAGAGCTGGTTGAGCAGCCGGTTGGCTTTGCCGACCCCAAG from Gallaecimonas xiamenensis 3-C-1 encodes the following:
- a CDS encoding acetyl-CoA hydrolase/transferase C-terminal domain-containing protein; the protein is MSPTLIDRITDTLGNHWVVGTPLGVGKANRLLNQLYLHAKANPHIQLTLITALSLNPPVGRSELEERFLSPLRRRIWGQYPVLAYQQDRDAGTLPANVRVLEFYARSGSLLHHPQAQQDYISSNYTHAGRDILDRGINLLVQAVAKDDNTGRYSLGSNPDLSLDVAEALAQSDRPSLVIGEVNRQMPFMGNDAEVGEDFFDLVVDDGDPGYPLFATPQEPIAQADYAIGLRASALVDDGGTLQVGIGALADAAVQGLRLRQQQNGPYRQMLGALGEPSEVAPMTQGLYVASELISHPVLTLFDEGLICRQVFEDEGLQQLINDKVLASPLAEDSISRLRAQGALPRHLEQRHCDWLHRHGFLTLDWQPQGLMLAGQALTNDLDQPQVLAALDKAAAGNVLKGGIAMHGAFFVGPSVFYERLRTMDPAQKALIGMTSVLEVNRIYTHYHLERLQRQKARFINITMKATLLGHAVSDQLADGQVVSGVGGQYNFVAMAHQLPGARSVLLVKATRGSGKALESNIVWEYPHSTIPRHLRDIFVSEYGIADLRGKTDSECIDAMVKIADSRFQDALIGKAKAAGKLPKDYQLPEQYRHNLPQVLDAKLAPFSQWLAPLPFGSELTDFELELAGRLGALKKSASSLSGKLALLWQCLGARSSAKGLAALKHLDLSEPKDLKGRFFRRLVLSLFH